From Rutidosis leptorrhynchoides isolate AG116_Rl617_1_P2 chromosome 3, CSIRO_AGI_Rlap_v1, whole genome shotgun sequence, a single genomic window includes:
- the LOC139901382 gene encoding leucine-rich repeat extensin-like protein 7: MEPRFPSFQHVVRTIFFAVIYVFTVHQISVESEDTSLVLDPSLDFENVRIKNAYIALQAWKTLIVSDPHGVTNTWIGSDVCNYTGVFCYKSLDNPQERTVAGIDLNHQDLAGKLPDHLGLMYDLGVFHINSNRFCGTLPQSFMNFKILFELDISNNRFAGEFPDFVLKLPDLKYLDIRFNEFEGKLPEDIFNKKLDAILINNNRFSSNIPENIGNSPASVIVLANNKFSGCVPSGITNMTETLDELILTNNGFDSCIPETIGHLENLTVLDFSYNRIKGELPSSLNQMENLEVLNVAHNMLSGSVPESLCSLPNLIEINYKYNFFSNQSELCLEMADFDDRRNCFKDRPEQRTMQQCARYLSTPLNCSAFGCGGRPPLPPPPPSLPVPPPSPSPSPSPTPSIPTSEISFPPNWPTTQTPSPNPSAEFPPSVPPSICPPCEQAPIPSDQTQSPQPNA; the protein is encoded by the coding sequence ATGGAACCACGGTTTCCATCATTCCAACATGTCGTTCGTACAATCTTTTTCGCTGTTATATACGTATTCACGGTCCACCAAATATCAGTCGAAAGTGAAGACACGAGTCTTGTTCTTGACCCGTCTCTAGATTTTGAAAATGTACGAATCAAAAATGCCTACATTGCGTTACAAGCGTGGAAGACACTCATCGTGTCGGACCCACATGGTGTAACGAACACCTGGATTGGATCTGATGTGTGCAACTATACAGGTGTATTCTGTTACAAATCGCTCGACAATCCTCAAGAACGCACGGTCGCTGGAATAGACCTAAACCATCAAGATCTAGCTGGCAAACTCCCCGACCACCTAGGTTTAATGTATGACCTAGGTGTCTTTCACATCAATTCGAATCGTTTCTGTGGGACCCTCCCACAAAGTTTCATGAATTTCAAGATACTTTTCGAGCTTGATATAAGTAATAACAGGTTTGCGGGCGAATTTCCTGATTTTGTTTTGAAATTACCCGATCTTAAGTATCTTGACATTCGATTTAACGAATTTGAAGGTAAACTACCTGAAGATATATTTAACAAGAAATTAGATGCTATACTTATAAATAACAATAGGTTTTCATCTAACATACCTGAAAACATCGGTAACTCGCCAGCTTCTGTGATCGTGCTAGCGAATAATAAGTTTTCAGGATGTGTCCCGTCTGGTATAACAAATATGACCGAAACATTAGACGAGCTGATATTAACAAACAACGGATTCGATTCATGTATACCCGAAACAATCGGGCATTTGGAGAATTTAACTGTGTTGGATTTCAGTTATAACAGGATAAAAGGCGAGTTGCCTTCGAGTCTTAACCAAATGGAGAATTTGGAGGTTTTGAACGTTGCTCATAATATGTTATCGGGTTCGGTTCCTGAAAGCTTGTGTTCGCTTCCTAATTTGATCGAGATTAACTACAAATATAACTTCTTTTCAAATCAGAGTGAATTGTGTTTGGAAATGGCTGATTTTGATGATAGAAGAAATTGCTTTAAAGACAGACCAGAACAAAGAACAATGCAACAATGTGCAAGGTACCTATCAACCCCCCTTAATTGTAGCGCTTTCGGGTGTGGCGGGCGGCCTCCTTTGCCGCCTCCACCACCGTCATTGCCCGTTCCTCCAccgtcaccatcaccatcaccatcaccgacACCGTCAATACCGACGTCAGAGATTTCGTTCCCTCCTAATTGGCCGACAACACAAACGCCTTCGCCCAATCCCTCCGCAGAGTTTCCGCCATCAGTGCCGCCTTCGATTTGTCCGCCATGTGAACAAGCACCGATACCAAGTGACCAAACACAATCTCCACAACCGAATGCATAA
- the LOC139901381 gene encoding uncharacterized protein: MGKIKDMGDFNELGVFEWNLRFTIMLDAYDTIQLQVLHSLLSHILLDSSKDDVIQWVHSVDKVYTVAEGVRVMLSNNLDSEFDWMNVVGVNIGGVPVKELLSYRHCLRDETDDKCGWCGDYVESIDHLLLHCSWSFKVWRALFNWWNISWTMPSSILEFSSDWCYGMGIKVGRFWRLISPATIWSIWNARNELVFNASYICWAVTVNRIKAKVFQWLVNTKLCEAHQFYVWNSAPYMLL, encoded by the exons ATGGGAAAGATAAAGGATATGGGTGACTTTAATGAGCTTGGGGTGTTTGAATGGAATCTTAGGTTCACTATAATGTTAGATGCATATGATACCATTCAACTTCAGGTTCTACATTCTTTATTATCTCATATTTTGCTTGATTCTTCTAAAGATGATGTGATTCAATGGGTGCATTCGGTTGATAAAGTATATACGGTGGCGGAAGGTGTTAGAGTTATGTTATCGAATAATTTAGATTCGGAGTTCGATTGGATGAATGTGGTAGGAGTAAACAT AGGGGGAGTGCCGGTTAAAGAACTTTTAAGTTATAGGCATTGCTTAAGGGATGAGACGGATGATAAATGTGGATGGTGCGGGGACTATGTGGAGTCGATTGATCACTTATTACTTCATTGCTCATGGTCCTTCAAGGTGTGGAGAGCGTTATTTAATTGGTGGAATATTTCTTGGACTATGCCTTCTTCTATTCTCGAATTTTCAAGTGATTGGTGTTACGGGATGGGAATTAAGGTCGGACGATTTTGGAGACTAATAAGTCCGGCTACCATTTGGTCAATTTGGAATGCTAGGAACGAATTGGTTTTTAATGCCTCTTATATTTGTTGGGCGGTTACCGTTAATCGGATTAAAGCTAAAGTTTTTCAATGGTTAGTCAACACGAAGTTATGTGAAGCTCATCAATTTTATGTGTGGAATTCGGCTCCTTACATGCTACTATGA